Genomic window (Oenanthe melanoleuca isolate GR-GAL-2019-014 chromosome 1A, OMel1.0, whole genome shotgun sequence):
agaaaacagagaaggccaagcaaaaaaccaaaccaaagatTGGAGAGACTCAAACTTGCTGTTTCCATTGAAAAATAGTAGTACAGTATGCTAGCAATTCCAAGAACAAAGAGCCCCAGAATAAATATTACCAAAATCAGTGCATCTGCAGTTTTTTCCCACCTGACATAAAGGCCCATGCAAATGGCAACCAGTAGGTTGATTCGGGCGAGATAGCCAAGGTACCTGACTGATGAGTGCATGTTCACTTCTCTGTTTGCTTCCTCAAGCCTTGTCATTGCTGCATAGAGACAGTGACTGACGCAGTAACGCAGTGACCTACACATGTAAACTGCAGTTAGGGCCTTCACCCACTTGACTGACAGCAAATATCTGGGTTTCATCCAATGAACACAATGCAACTGCTGCCCTCTGTAATATCATTTCAGTAACAGTGGTCAAGAATCCTTGAAATCCTGGAAGAGAATTAAGAAATGTTTTAGGGGcaaataattccttttaaaCATATAGAACATAAACATGACCCATCCCATCTCACAAAGAAATTTAATATCTAGTTtcaaaaaacacattaaaaaggCCATTAAAGTGTGAAAGCCAGTATAAAATTGGTTCTGCATAAACCTTATTTCATAACTTGAATGAGAGGAAAACAATCCTGGCCTGGGTAGTTTTTCACAAAATTCATCTATTAGGTATCTATATTAGATATCTATGGATTTCCAAAAGCCTTCTATGATAGCTACTTGTttctaaaacattttataattattttaaaacactattttatttcaggattACATTTGGTAAGTTCTCACTTTATCTTAAATCTTTTCAGCATGCTTTGCAAAACTTCCTTTTAGCAGTCAAATAAGTACATGACTTATTAAAAGAATTTCCAACTCAATTAATAAGCTTAATCCATAGTAAAAAAAGATATTATCTCAATTTCACAAAAGGAGAGTGGACACACAGATGTAACAACTGGTTTGGCATGATTTTCAGAGATTTCTCCTAATGCAAAATCAAAGCCTTCATTTGCACCCCTTTAAGCTAGTTTCCCCACTCCtcaaaaaaacaagaaaacaaacaatctGATCAGGATAACCATCACATTTAGAACACAAGCACCTCCTACTCAGATCCATTTAACtgatgtgattttctttttaatatagcTAGGAATagaaagcattatttttaaGGGGCATTTTTATGGGCAGAGTCTCCAACACATAAAAAGAACTTGTATGTAACCTCTGTAATTTTTTAAGTGATTAAACTAATTGCTCATCTTACAGAGACTTCTAAAGATTACTTATTGCTATCATTACTGTATGATAGACAAACCAGTGTGCCAAGAACACTCAGTGCTTGGTTATAGCttactgtttttatttataatgtTGGGGGAAGTGTTAAAAGACACATCAAATGCAAAATTTAGCCTTTAGTCTCTCCTGATTTTTGAAGTCTCATTTTTTAAACCAGTGAACAACAAATGATAAAGTGAATTGACTGATTTGCCAATAAGTTTTGGCAGATTTAAGACTGACACGCAGTGGAAAACCAGCTTAAGTAAttgctgcagagaaaaactGCGCCTAAGAAATCctattatttaaattacttaTTTGGTAACAAGCATTTTCAAATAATGTTATACACCCAACAACAGTGCAGATATTACTTGGAAGATCTATGCACTAAAAATCTGTTTACCTGAAGCAGAATACATACCatatatttaaagcaaattgCTATTACATTAAGTTATTGTAAGTGAAAAGTTCTTTGGAATTCAACTGTGCATTTTCATAGTATTCGTTATTATTAGTGTTTTACAGATATTGACTTAATTCAGAGTTGCCAGGATGCTTAACACTTCACAGTATCTCTTTCCTCCCTTCATAAGGTACTTTCGATTCCTCTCTGTTTCGTTTCTCCGTTACACAGATAACACAAACACGAGTTAGCTTTCATATTCCAGGTCATGACTTTAGGTTTCACAACATGTCACTGTTTCTTGTACTACAATGAACATTCATTTAATGGACAACTTGAAccatttatttcagctgctACCCAtgccctctccctgcctctcGCTCTCTCTAGCTCAAACCATGACTACAGGAAAATGATTTCCCATCTCCTTTAAACCCACAGCACTGAGATGTGATTACTGCTACTCTGAAGAACATATGCCATGCCATCCCGTTTATCTGGATTCCTGAGCCTTTCTGGAACCCCTCCAAGTCAAGGGGCTAACCCTATAAACGTTTAGTTGGACAACAGCCCCAGAAACCAGCACAAATGATCCCTTTTCATATGAGCAAGTGGCAAAGCTCCTGCCTCACACCTGGcttaaaattttgctttgatCACTGAATTGTTTTCTGTGGGATTGCTAGCAAAGTCCCTTCCATGCAAGCAACGACCCACTCTGACTGAACTAGAACACAACTCTCACTGGGTCAGCTTGTGGAAGTGGAGTTTTGCTGCCAGCACACCATGAGAAACACGAAAGAGAaactcctctgctcctgccccgccagctgctctgggtgctggggtAGGGGAACAAATGGGGCAACAGATCTGCTCCTACTGCAGAGACACAAAACCCACCTGGGCACAAAGGATTTGCAAAATGACAGCTCAGACTGTGAATGCAACCTCTTCTCCCTGACCCCACCTTCTAGCCAATTAGCAAAAATGCATACTCCTAAATAACACTATTAAACATTAGCattttttaaccaaaatatATGGTCGACTTTTTGTGAAGAGGAAAAGGTGGTTCTTCATGATTAATGTATCCCATCACACAGCTAACACCAATTAAAAAGACAGCAATtcaatttcaaagagaaatttcaATAACTGATTTGTTCTCTAAAATACAGCTATTTGCTAGCAATTTCTGTCAATACTTTGTTTGCACAAGGACTGTTCAAAGTCCTGGGGCTTGGGGGGGTGTaatgttgtgtttgttttaaactaATGGCTTTAATGTTTCACGACTTACATATCTCACCAAATCACATTTAGATTCAAAACAGAATGTGGACAGCCACTTTTAAGTATTTGTCAACTTTTGCAAATATAATTTCAAGGAAAACCTGGACCCTCATTAACATATAGAGTTAACTATCTAATAACTTTCCTATATATAAACAAGCACGGCTCCCTATGTAGTTTTTACCCTAACTTGTCTAAGAAAGTTGagaaaacaaccaaaccccaaaGCTGGTTCAGTAGTTAAGCACAGGTGAGACCTATCTAAAATAGCGAACCCACTTTCCTACACTTTTATTCTTCCAGTTCagcacttttcttctttttaaagcaattctgtaagaggttttttttaaaacaagaactCCTATTTAGGTAATGCATTAACCCAGCAGGCCTAACCCCCGGCGAAGGGCAGCGCCCGTTCCCAGCTGTAACACCGCGCCCCCAGCGCGGTCGCCGCTCGGGGGAAGGGCGCGATCCCGCCTGCAGCTCCGGCTGCGGGGCCGGCGCGGCTCGGGAAGCTCAGTGACGGCACGGGGCTCGGCGGCGCGggtccctgagcagctccccGCCACGCCGACCTGCGCGGGCGGCCCCGGCGTCCCACAGCGGTGtccgccccgcccgccccgctctCACCTCAGCAGGCGGCCCGGAGCCTTCCCGCCCCCCGCGCAGGCCGCCGCCATGTCGAGGCCGAGCGCGGCTCTTCCCGCTACGGGCCGCGCCGAGGCTCAAACACCGCCGCGCCGCCCGAGCGCGGCCGGATAGAATTATGGAAAACCCAACCCAGCAATAGCCCCGACCAAAACCATAAACAGCGACAACTGCTGCTTAGGCACGGAAGCGGGACAACTGTGTTTAAATCAGGACTGCAGGGCAGACTGAGCCCTCCCCATCCCGCAGTGCGTTTCTCCGCACTCGCTGTTGGAAATGCACGTTTTGAACTGGCCCTCGCAGCGAGGTGAGCATATAGCGGGAAGGTTCTGGAACATAGTAACTCCATGCCCTGGCCgagaaaggcaaaaaaggaGCTTGACTGACAGTGCTGCTTAAGGACTCTTTGAACTGGAGGAGACGAATCCTTTGTTTCTGTAATCCTTCATTACAACCATCATCAGTACTTCTGCCCCTGGTCAAGATGCACTAGGGCAGCCTAAGCATCTAAGCTTGCCCCTCTGTCTTTCCTGACTCAATTATTTAAACTGATTCACAAGAACTTCAGTCATCCCCCAAATTATTACACCTCTTCAAATATTAGATAAAACTGGCCCAAAGGCCTAGAAGTCACACAGgttaaaaacaacaaacaaaaccaattaaaaaaaaaaaaaaaaaatccacaagctaagagacagatttttctttaacCAAGCACTACAGTAGAAATCTCGGTTGCCTAAGGTCACATGCTTCAGGTGCTTTGTACCATCATTGTGGACAACACTTGATTGGTACTGTATTGATTCAACCATGATATCATTACACTCCCCAAGCAACTATGGAAACTTCTGCATCAATGTTTTATTTAGAGAGTAAAATAACCCAACTAAGTTTCTGTGCAAGTTTTTGAAATGAAACCTTTCTAAAAAGACACCTTGCTATTCTACAGGTTGAAAACAACAGAGGGAAACAAGCAGAAAACCCGCTGCTGATTAATGGAGACATGATTAAAAAGCCTTAGAATGATTATGCTTGTAAAGCAAGTCAAGCAGTCTTCCTGAAGCAGAAGGAGGCAGAAAGGATCTGCAAGAAgcaacacagagcacagctgtgaaaTGCTATTTAGTCATCTTCACTCTCATTTAAGAAATCAGAAATGGCAGGTAGGCTGTGCAACACTAGGGACACACTTCAGTTCTACTGATATCCAGTCTTCCTAGAACTTGTATCTGAGCAGGAGCCTTGAATTTTCAATTCCTTGGATTTCTTTTCCCACTGCCATCCTTTTCCCAACACCTTCAGTATTCAGAATCACAATGTAGAAAAATACAATAATGATATCAAAGGGGCAACATAAAAAGGGCACTGTAAAAGTATTTCAGTGAGACAGAGAAGTTAAGAACATGTAGAGATGGATGAGAGAAAGTGCATTAGAAAGTGGCCACATCTAAGTGGGCGGGCAAGGCAACATGGAGGAACTtaaaaaatccttctgaaaagcaaagacCACAACTGAGAAGTGGAAGTGAAACTGAAGTACCAAATTTTACATCGTTATGGGTTATAACATCAACCCAAGACAACTATCTCCTTGGAAATCAAGAAAATAGCTTTGCATTGATTTCACTGGatttcagcaaaagaaaataatacaatAGCTCTACCccaaataaatgtaaaaaagtgtttttggtttttcaattttttttttttaataaatgtgcTTTGTTCACAAAAGTAGTGACATAAAAGACAACAGAGATGCCAatacatgttttctttcttttcttctccgGCACCTTAAGAATGAAACGTCTTGCACAGtcataattttcaaatatttcataaCCTAGAAATAATATTCTTGCACCAAAGCCAAATATACAACAACTCCTGATATCACCACTTTATTATTAAGGGAGATGTAAGTATTTATGTAAATCACACTTTCCTCCACCACCACAAGCTACTGTCCCTTGTGAAAAAAACAatacaaaccaaaccaaaaaagaaaaaaacccacaaaataacCAATAAACCCACTTTGGGCATTTAGAATGATCAGCAAGAAAACCAAACTTATGAATCTCAGGTCCCTAAATCACAGTGTTGTTACCAACCTCCCAAAATGGATTAAACTTTAAATCTTAATATTTAAGCTATTTTGAGGGATAAATTTTGACCTGAATTGCATTTCTTTGTACATGAATCACAAACCAATTCACAGTAATCAATGCCAACATGTTTGATGGTGTACTagtttttaaaatgagtttaaaTATTAGGTGTACTTTGAAGAATGCAAGTATTAACCTCCTATAAACATCTGATTTTACAGCAGCAATATTTTAACATGAGCACTGCTGGAAGCAGTGGCTAATTGGGAAGAAAGGCGTTCAATGACAATACTGACTTAAAGCCAATTTTGAAGCCTTTGTGTATTTCATTAGAGAAGTATTCTCTGCAACAAAAATTATCAAGTGAACCATGACTCTTGTATGCCCAAccttaattctttttttcttttcacacatCAGAATATAATTGTTTGGCTTGCATAACCCTATCATTCAGATTGAATAACAAATTTGAATTAGGTATGTGGGAATGCTTTAAATTCAAGAAGAGACACAAAAAAAGCTTATGGTAAAGAATACAGCACCACAGTCCAGATCACATTTGAGTGTAAACTCAATGCAATGTAACCAATGCAATTACTCTATGTAGGAAATactataaaagaaaaacaggtaGTTCAAACTGTGACACATTCAGTGCAAAACTTCAGTGGAAGGAGTAAGTTTCATTTTTGTAGCAACCACTGTAAAATCCACACTACAACTTCGATTTATCTAGCAACTTTCATATTGTAAATACATGGCAATTTAATATGCTGTAACATATTTCATCACAATCACCTGTGAAactgtattaatatttttttaccaaTTTTCAGAAGTCAGAAATAAATCATGATCTGGCACCTAGTTCAAATAGTTTACTACTAGGCACTTACATATAGATTTAAGAGCCTAATATCCAAATCTGAAAATTCTGgccattatttttaaatggaagaaaatctAAGCTAAACTAATAATGAATCCTCTTTTATAAACCGCTGAACAGAATtgattttttcctgcaaaaactCTTAAGATTCATTGcacaaattaaaaacttaaTAGATATTTCATCTCCTTACAGTGCTGACCAGTTTTCAGCCAGCTATGGAGTTTTTATTTAACTGAAGATTTTTTGGGTCCtaataagcaaacaaaaagcatgTGTTAACTTCACTTGTGTGGTCTGAATTACAAGGCTTTATGCAAATATGTGTATGCTTGAAAAACCTGTACAGTTATGTTCCTTCTCACAAAATCAGTTTGTAGTCACTGGCTAACTTAGAAGTCCTACAAATAAGGACAATTCAAGaaaaagttgtttctttttaaaatgcataaataatttactttaaaacatGACAAACCCCACCCtatcccccaaaaaacacaaTTGGAAGAGAATACAGAACACCATATTTGGGGAAATACTGATATATGTTAGTGCTTTTATACTCATAAAACTGCAAAACATATTCCAGCTTTGAAGTGAAACATAATTGTCTAAACGTACCATACTCCTCTGGGGGAAAAGCCTCTTCAGAAATTGCTAGTTATGCAATGAAATTACACAGTATGTACAACTATGGATGAATATATTCCAGTGTTTTGATGTTACGTCAAGAGGGCTGCAATAAACATAAAATCAAATGTGCAAGCATTATAGTTTCTCCAGCCCAGGCTTAACCAGAGTGAAAcaaattttggaagaaaaaagttttgttcCATAATTGAGAAGGGACATTTGTAACCAAGTGTCTTAACCTATCTGCACATTTAATTAAAgtgcaaattatttcttcctacATATACTTCCCAGAAGCCCACCAACTCCAGTGCCTTAAGCTCAACCACATTGAGTTAAAATACTGAAACAACATTTAACAAATTAAATAGAATTCACACTTCACAGCACTAAAGAAAAGAATGGTacctttctggaaaaaaaaaaaaagcgatACAAATCTAAAGAAAGTAACAGCAATTTATGCTATGACATGAGTCATTTGCataaaacttgtattttttcactttcatacaagaataaattttaaaattcaaaagtagaaaaaaatagcaaactCTGTAAacctttgcattttctttatgcaaaccatttttctgtgttgagCCCATGTTAGTATAGCAAAATTAGTTAAGCAAGAGGTTTCACTGAAAGGGCATTTCAACAACTACATTAACTTAGAAGCAATATAGGATCTTCTAGCTCATAGAAAGGAATAGAACTAGACTGGCTTTCTCCAGAGTCTGAGTCATAGGGAGCATCAGGTAGCTCCATAAAACCGTAAGCTAGCTGTTCATCTTCTGTATCTGACCGGACAtagcaggcagtgctggaataCTCCTCATCCTCTATACTGTTGAAATCCTGTGGGATATACAACATTCCTGGGTAGTTCCTGCTAACTAAGTCACTTGTTGTTTGCAGGGAAGTTTTCCTAAATGCCATCAGGTGCATGTGAGAAAACTTGGAATACTTGAAGCGTTTAAAACCCAAGGACTCTATGGcaattttccagcttttcatcATCATAGCCCGGCGATTCTGATGAGATGAATCAGGAGTTATTACAAGCAATAAGCCATTCAATACGAGAAGTTCATGTGCCTTCTTGCAGCATATCCATCGTTGATAGGGTGATGGAAAGTAAGAAAGAAGGAGCGAGAAAACAACAACATGGAACAGTTCTCCAGGCAGAGAATCAATGGGATTTTTCAGTTGCTTAAGAAAGGCATCTATAGCATCTTGTGCCAGTTGAAGAGGTTGCTGAATTTGAAGATTTAGGAAGTCACATTTGTACACGCTCTGGTGAAATGACAAACACAGATAACCAAATATCAAGATTAGTTTAAAGAGCAAATATAAccaaaatccacagaaaaatcGATGATTCCCTTAAAGAAACGTCAAGCCTATTGAACATTCCTATTGCTATTAAATCAATCTAAAAAATTAACATATATGCAAAATTTTAGATGTGCAGTGTTTTACTAGAGATTTGATATGTGAGaacagttaatttaaaaaatacttatctcaaaaggaaaatatattgaaTCAACTATCTCACAAATTATTTAAGAACTCAGAACATTGCAGGTGCTGAAAGCCTTTTATAGGTTTTTATAAACCTGAAGTAATTAATGGGAAGCTAAATTTGATACCTCAGAATTTCTACcagctctttaaaaataatccaaaaaaCTCAGTAGTTTGGtcacttggaaaaaaagcatCATTTTTTACTAATAAAGACAAGGAATAACAAGGCAATATGGATTCTGAAGTTACAATACTGATTTTCAGCAATGATGTAGATCCATGTTTTAGCTTTGCTGTAGATGTTATCAAAGTAAGCTAAGGTCTACAAATCATCTGTTAATCATTTGTGCACTCAAGCTGTTGAAGATTAGATATGACACACTAGAAATGACAATGcaatatacagaaaaataaattcttaataTCCTTAATCACAAAACACTCAGAAACGAAATGCATGCACTTTAGTGAATTTAAGTTTTGACACTTCATCAAAACCCTCGATtgacttttaataaaaaaaggtaGTAGGATATAATGTTGCTATCTGATAACAACAAAAATTGTTCTTAATGCCTAGAGAATGTACAGTGAATGACAGATACTAAACAGTAAGAAATATGAAAGCAGACACAAAACATTCTGTGGAACACATCCGAAAGGTGGAATTAAAACTGTTGCATTTTTATACCATGAAAGCAGTAACGGCAGAAAAATAGTAGAAAGAGTGTGTTTTATGAAGCAATATTCAAAAAAGATTACTAGGACACTTTTGCAAGGGTGTTCATAAAGGAACTCATACCCACAATTGTTTTCAAGTAGAAAAGAATGCTATTTCTGTTCACATAAAATCACATTCTCTtccaagagcagcagaaaattacaaaaagtaATCAATGCTcaaaaaaaacagatttattttcgTTAGCTTTAATCTTGGCCTTCAATATGCTAAGACCCAGAAAAAGATTTTCATTATGTGACTATAACCAAGAAATATTAATTGCAACTATTATACCTGTAGGGCTATATTCTGTTTCCCTGTAATATTGAGAATAGGAAATTACAGTAGCAATTTCATTATATCCTCTAGTAAGTTTTAAAAGAACGAAGCAGTTTGAAAACTGTTCAGAGTGACATGCTAACTTTACTTAGAACGTCAAAACTTCAAGAGTTAAAAAGTTAGTGGTCACACAAAgttgaaaaatacaatttagaCTGCAAGTGTTTCTGAGTAGTGAAGAAACACAGGTTAGTAATGCAGAAATAATGTTAAAGACAATTTCAGAACTAAGGTATGTTTCAAGTGGAATCTGTAATCAGCTTTAGGACAAAAAAATGCTGCTAAATTGGCATTTGCTACTAAACTTTTGATATATATGTCTTGAACTAATATTTAAGTCCTCAGAGACACTGGAACAGCAGTTATATCTCAGTGCATCCACAGACATTTAGAACACAATCCTTATGTGAATAATTTGCACAGATATTTcagagaatattctgagttggaaggaaccctcAAGTATGGAGGTATATATTCTAATTTTTAACTCCAGTACCCTTCCAGCCTCTTTATTTTTGGTCTCAGACTATATTTACTCCAATACAGCATCTGCTGCACACTCCAGTCTCAGTTTCCATCCTCCTAGCTACTAATAAGGCACATTTCCCTCAGTGTGCTTTACACCTGGACAGTGGAAGTGAGTGCATGCTGCTtaactaaagaaaatattaatctttTCTTGTAAGGagattctctctctctcaaaaccCTTCAATGGAAATATATTTCCATATTCCACAGTTTGCATTCTCTGTATGTGAAATACAGGTTCTAAAATTTTTGAAGATATTTACCCTTCAGTTACATAACTAATATTTCTATTCTTTTCCCTGTATTTCCACAATTACATCATTCTTATTCCTCCAAATAAATTAAAGTATCACTGAACTACTTAGTCTATATCCAAAGCATGTCTACATGAAGGTGgataatctttttttttattaaagaaagaaCTATTTAACCCTCTAATTGATATTATTTAAGAAACTGGCTTTGCAAGAAGCCTCTGtgctttaatttgttttaaaaggtaCTTTAGGATCTTACTTGAGAAATCTCCTAAATCAGAAAATTTTaccagtttattttattttcagcttttaccACAACTCACCAAGATAAATTTTTCAAGTCAGGAGATGACATTAACTACCATAATAAAGTTCTGGCCATTGCTCCGAAAACCTTAATTCAGCCCAGGCAACTGCTGGCCTAAAGATAAATTTATTCAGAAGGTTATGCTGCTGATGCAGCTCAAAGTAGAGTCATCTCCAGTACATCAGGGCTCATTAATTCTGTTTTGGAGGTAGGACTAAGCTTACTCTAGCAGATGCATTTGACTGCTCAAACTGTACTCCCTGTCCCTCCAAGAACACTTGCTAGCCAGGCTTCAAGGTGCCCTGAACAAGCCAAAGCATCCAAGAGAATCAAAGATGTTGGAGAGCCTGAGACATGCCTCAGAGTAAGCATGTGTTTGTAACCACATATACATTAGCACTCTGGGAAGCTCCTACCATGAAGCTATGGTACTAACCACATCAGATGACTGGAAATCAAATGTCTGATTATTCCCTTCTACTGGGAGAGAATCTAAAGAACTGGTTAGTAGATAGAAATTGCATTTGCTCCTCCATTAAATCCACAGAAGTGACTTTTTCAGGACTTTTCCCAATAAAGGCTTTGGTCACTGTATATTTAAACTGATTTTCATGAGAACAAATGTAACTTTCTTATGAAAGCAGAACAACAGATTAGaagatagaaaaatattaaCTAGGCATACCCAAAAGTTAATGTTTAGGTTCTACTCATGTCATGTTAGGTACCTAGCCTGCCATTATAGTCACTGGAGAATTAGTCAATACAGAACCCAATTAATCTCACCATCAAACAGCAGATATTTAGGTTTAACTATTTTTAATAGATATTCGCTGGCTGTAATTAGAACTTAGAACCTGAGATGTAGACACTGAGGATCTATAGATCATAGATAGAAATTCATTTGCCATTTTAAATGCCACAGGCTGCCACTTCAGTAGCATGTATCTTTTTTACCTCATGCCCAACATAGTCCTACAGCCTCCAAAGTGGTGGAAAGCAATCATGATGCCTGTGTTTCAAATTAGGCAAGACAAAATCTACTCAAAGTTTGTGTTTTACATGGAACAAACATCGAATTGCTTTTGAAAGCAATTTATCAGATTCAAATTTTTAAAGAGTATCTTTCAGTATCTCTCAGCATAtagtaaaaaatacaaatgaggTGTTAATGGACTAAATATGGTAACAACAAGCTACCACGCATTTAGCATGTAAATCACACTGCAGCAAATAAGAGAACATTACTTTCCAGTTAACTGTATTATTTCACCTGTAAACTTCTTTTCACCTCTCTGCTACTAAAGAGGGTTACCTTGGGCCACAGATATtattaaaaactgatttttaactGTAATTAGTCAAGGTGTGTATAACctgttttctgtcagaaatgcctttctgtgtcttttaaaaaaaattcttccactTTATTCTTTTGCATGGTTGATAAATGCAGTTACTGTTGACAGAAGCTGGGTGAAGAGCAAAAGACAAACACTGTATGATTACAGCAGAATTAAGGCATTTGAGAACCTTACTGCCtagagaaaatgaaacagtttACCCCAGATATGCAGATAAATTTGTCCTCTGGACTTTGGAAGCTCAAAAGTATTTCTATCAATAAACAGAAATGCTCCCTTGTAGCACACTCTGATTACTAAACCTCTCCAGAAAAACCTCACCAAATACAGTCACTGAtcatttccttctgtttgtgAATGCAGCTTCTGAGAGGTTCTTGCCTAAGCATAAGCCTACTTAATCGTTATTTATACCTTTTAAGATGCAAGGACTCATCTGAAATAAAGATAAAAGATAGCTACTAAAATTTTCAATTACAAGATTAACAACTATTATAAAGGCATggctctaggaaaaaaaatcatatttttaaaagaaaacacaactaGGACTTTAGAGCCTGATCATGGGAAAGGATATAGTGTTTAGTTCCTACTAAAACAGATATTTAGAAAGCATATACGTATTAAACGTACTTTTTTACAGTAATTTTGAGGCATTCCACAAATCTGACAATCAAGTTTATATCAAATACAGCAAACATTACATACCTCAACAGCTGGAACAATGTCTATGCCAACTGTCAGAAATTCTTCAAACTTCAGAAATGGATTAAAGCAGCTACCAACATCAAGTAATCTGATCTTTCCCAAGGAGTGAAGGAACCTAAGAAGCAGCAAGAATTAAGTTTTATCAAATGTAACTTTAAAAGCTGTATTCTGAGTCACAATTTCAGGTACCTTAAGCAAAAGATTCTCACAGAACACCACAGTAGTGACTAACAGAAATGAATGCCTTACTTCAATTGAGATACCTAAAGAACCTAGGTCCATCAAGAAAAGCAGATCGTCCTCAAGCAGAAGAGTTTTGTTCAGAGCAGCTGTAATACTATTAACTTGTGCACTTTTTCTAAGTAAATAAAATGGCACATTGTGTGTACAGTAGACAGGCTTTCTCATactgttttgtgtttctcaCTTAACTTCTTGTAGTATTTTGAAGT
Coding sequences:
- the BMT2 gene encoding S-adenosylmethionine sensor upstream of mTORC1 isoform X2 — encoded protein: MVIWKGTVGDFDKIWREHCEDEETLCEYAVAMKNLADNHWAKTCEGEGRIEWCCSVCREYFQNGGKRKALEKDEKRALLASKTTPALNVPQTPKIEDPLPNFGLTNHEVMTEEFLHSLGKIRLLDVGSCFNPFLKFEEFLTVGIDIVPAVESVYKCDFLNLQIQQPLQLAQDAIDAFLKQLKNPIDSLPGELFHVVVFSLLLSYFPSPYQRWICCKKAHELLVLNGLLLVITPDSSHQNRRAMMMKSWKIAIESLGFKRFKYSKFSHMHLMAFRKTSLQTTSDLVSRNYPGMLYIPQDFNSIEDEEYSSTACYVRSDTEDEQLAYGFMELPDAPYDSDSGESQSSSIPFYELEDPILLLS
- the BMT2 gene encoding S-adenosylmethionine sensor upstream of mTORC1 isoform X1 → MEAAPQPRPRPGGAAAAAPPPPEQERKLEQEKLSGVVKSVHRRLRKKYREVGDFDKIWREHCEDEETLCEYAVAMKNLADNHWAKTCEGEGRIEWCCSVCREYFQNGGKRKALEKDEKRALLASKTTPALNVPQTPKIEDPLPNFGLTNHEVMTEEFLHSLGKIRLLDVGSCFNPFLKFEEFLTVGIDIVPAVESVYKCDFLNLQIQQPLQLAQDAIDAFLKQLKNPIDSLPGELFHVVVFSLLLSYFPSPYQRWICCKKAHELLVLNGLLLVITPDSSHQNRRAMMMKSWKIAIESLGFKRFKYSKFSHMHLMAFRKTSLQTTSDLVSRNYPGMLYIPQDFNSIEDEEYSSTACYVRSDTEDEQLAYGFMELPDAPYDSDSGESQSSSIPFYELEDPILLLS
- the BMT2 gene encoding S-adenosylmethionine sensor upstream of mTORC1 isoform X4; translation: MKNLADNHWAKTCEGEGRIEWCCSVCREYFQNGGKRKALEKDEKRALLASKTTPALNVPQTPKIEDPLPNFGLTNHEVMTEEFLHSLGKIRLLDVGSCFNPFLKFEEFLTVGIDIVPAVESVYKCDFLNLQIQQPLQLAQDAIDAFLKQLKNPIDSLPGELFHVVVFSLLLSYFPSPYQRWICCKKAHELLVLNGLLLVITPDSSHQNRRAMMMKSWKIAIESLGFKRFKYSKFSHMHLMAFRKTSLQTTSDLVSRNYPGMLYIPQDFNSIEDEEYSSTACYVRSDTEDEQLAYGFMELPDAPYDSDSGESQSSSIPFYELEDPILLLS
- the BMT2 gene encoding S-adenosylmethionine sensor upstream of mTORC1 isoform X3, translating into MKSPDIPSALKGSLLFLCTLTECHLRFCVCREYFQNGGKRKALEKDEKRALLASKTTPALNVPQTPKIEDPLPNFGLTNHEVMTEEFLHSLGKIRLLDVGSCFNPFLKFEEFLTVGIDIVPAVESVYKCDFLNLQIQQPLQLAQDAIDAFLKQLKNPIDSLPGELFHVVVFSLLLSYFPSPYQRWICCKKAHELLVLNGLLLVITPDSSHQNRRAMMMKSWKIAIESLGFKRFKYSKFSHMHLMAFRKTSLQTTSDLVSRNYPGMLYIPQDFNSIEDEEYSSTACYVRSDTEDEQLAYGFMELPDAPYDSDSGESQSSSIPFYELEDPILLLS